A single Nitrospira sp. DNA region contains:
- a CDS encoding MBL fold metallo-hydrolase: MKLGAFDIYPVTDGRFRLDGGAMFGVVPKTLWERCCPADDLNRVALSLTCLLINTHGKHVLVDTGLGDKEDAKFHSIFAVERTPTLRASLAQHGLSQDDIHLVVNTHLHFDHAGGNTVVGDAQTLKPTFPKAAYCVQLGEYEDAAQANERTRASYRHDNLMPVSQARQWEFIRGDTELLPGITAIVTPGHTRYHQSVKMESEGKTAFFLGDLIPTVAHLPLPYIMGYDLNPVRTLDTKRWVLEQAVAEHWLLIFEHDPLVQAGYVRKTAEGRYVLEEVRLWQ; the protein is encoded by the coding sequence ATGAAACTCGGGGCGTTTGATATCTATCCTGTGACAGACGGCCGGTTCCGGTTGGATGGCGGGGCCATGTTCGGTGTCGTCCCCAAAACGCTGTGGGAACGATGTTGTCCCGCTGATGATCTGAATCGCGTGGCGCTCAGCCTGACCTGCCTGCTGATCAATACCCACGGTAAACACGTGCTGGTGGATACCGGCCTGGGCGACAAGGAAGACGCCAAATTCCATTCGATCTTTGCAGTCGAGCGCACGCCGACGCTCCGCGCGTCCCTCGCCCAGCACGGCCTCAGCCAGGACGACATCCACCTGGTAGTGAATACGCATCTGCATTTCGACCATGCCGGAGGCAACACCGTCGTTGGGGACGCGCAGACCCTGAAGCCAACGTTTCCCAAAGCGGCCTATTGCGTCCAATTGGGAGAATATGAAGACGCAGCCCAGGCCAATGAACGGACGAGGGCCAGCTATCGCCACGACAACTTGATGCCCGTCTCACAAGCCAGGCAGTGGGAATTCATTCGCGGAGACACGGAACTCCTTCCCGGCATCACCGCGATCGTCACCCCCGGGCATACCCGATACCATCAAAGCGTGAAAATGGAGTCCGAGGGAAAGACCGCCTTTTTTCTCGGTGATCTCATCCCCACCGTCGCACATCTGCCCCTTCCCTACATCATGGGGTACGACCTTAACCCGGTCCGCACCCTAGACACGAAACGGTGGGTCCTGGAACAGGCCGTGGCGGAACATTGGCTGTTGATTTTTGAACACGACCCCTTGGTGCAAGCCGGCTATGTCAGGAAAACGGCCGAGGGACGGTACGTGTTGGAGGAGGTACGGCTATGGCAGTAG
- a CDS encoding methylmalonyl-CoA mutase family protein, whose translation MSERTSRFKSLSGLSIEPVYQPEHLKDWSAEQDLGLPGEFPYTRGIHPTMYRSRLWTMRQFAGFGSADDTNQRFQYLLHHGQTGLSVAFDLPTLMGLDSDDPRAQGEVGHCGVAISSLADMERLFDGIPLDQVTTSMTINGPAIVLFAMYLAVAQKRGIPCSQLGGTLQNDILKEYIAQKEWLFPPEPHMALIVDTIAYCAAHVPKWHPISISGYHIREAGSTAIQELAFTLYDGLTYVDAAVNAGLDVDAFAPQLSFFFNVHNDFFEEIAKFRAARRLWAREMKRRYHPKNPRALQLRCHAQTAGCSLTAQQPMNNVVRTSLQALAAVLGGTQSLHTNSMDETLALPTEEAVKLALRTQQVIAAESETVNTVDPLGGSYFVESLTNRLEEGAQDYFRRLDGMGGMIRAIERGFPQREILEASQRYQRELERGERSLIGVTDHVEKIERPIPILRIGPEVEQEQVARLSDLRKSRDPFRMAGALEEVQETAACHQNLLPSLIEAVLAKATLGEICSALREVYGTYREPVVL comes from the coding sequence ATGAGTGAGCGGACATCTCGATTCAAGTCCCTCTCCGGCCTCTCGATTGAACCGGTCTACCAGCCGGAGCATCTCAAAGATTGGAGTGCTGAACAGGATCTCGGCCTCCCTGGCGAATTTCCCTACACCCGTGGGATTCATCCCACCATGTACCGCAGCCGACTCTGGACCATGCGGCAATTCGCCGGGTTCGGTTCGGCGGACGACACCAACCAACGCTTTCAGTACTTACTCCATCACGGCCAAACCGGACTGAGCGTGGCCTTCGACTTGCCGACACTCATGGGACTCGACTCGGATGATCCACGGGCGCAGGGCGAAGTGGGTCATTGCGGCGTAGCGATTTCTTCCCTCGCCGACATGGAGCGACTGTTCGACGGCATCCCGCTCGATCAGGTCACCACCTCGATGACCATCAACGGGCCGGCCATCGTGTTGTTCGCCATGTATCTCGCAGTGGCGCAGAAACGCGGCATCCCATGCTCGCAGCTCGGCGGCACCCTCCAAAATGACATCCTGAAAGAATACATCGCACAAAAAGAGTGGCTCTTTCCGCCGGAGCCCCACATGGCCTTGATTGTCGACACGATCGCCTATTGCGCGGCTCATGTCCCGAAGTGGCATCCGATCAGCATCAGCGGGTATCACATTCGGGAAGCCGGTTCAACGGCCATTCAAGAATTGGCCTTTACCCTGTACGACGGGCTGACCTATGTCGACGCCGCAGTGAACGCGGGGCTCGATGTGGACGCATTCGCGCCGCAATTGTCGTTCTTCTTCAACGTCCACAACGACTTCTTCGAAGAGATCGCCAAGTTCCGTGCTGCTCGACGGCTGTGGGCGCGTGAAATGAAACGGCGCTATCACCCGAAAAATCCGCGTGCGCTGCAGCTCCGTTGCCATGCGCAGACCGCAGGATGCTCCCTCACCGCCCAACAGCCGATGAACAACGTCGTGCGGACCTCCCTCCAAGCATTAGCCGCGGTATTGGGCGGCACGCAATCGCTTCACACGAATTCGATGGATGAAACCCTGGCACTGCCGACAGAAGAAGCCGTGAAACTCGCCTTGAGAACCCAACAGGTCATTGCCGCCGAGAGCGAGACCGTGAATACCGTCGATCCCTTGGGCGGATCGTACTTTGTCGAGTCGTTGACGAATCGTCTGGAGGAAGGGGCGCAGGACTATTTTCGACGGCTCGACGGCATGGGCGGCATGATTCGGGCGATTGAACGCGGGTTCCCACAGCGCGAGATTCTTGAAGCCTCCCAGCGGTATCAGCGAGAGCTCGAGCGGGGCGAGCGAAGTCTGATCGGCGTCACTGATCATGTGGAGAAGATAGAGCGGCCGATTCCGATCTTACGGATCGGGCCGGAAGTGGAACAGGAGCAGGTCGCGCGACTGTCCGATCTGCGCAAATCGCGCGACCCCTTCCGAATGGCCGGCGCATTGGAGGAGGTACAGGAAACGGCAGCCTGTCATCAGAATCTCCTCCCCTCTCTCATCGAGGCCGTACTGGCGAAAGCGACGTTGGGAGAGATCTGCAGCGCCTTGCGCGAGGTCTACGGAACGTATCGCGAACCGGTGGTGTTGTGA
- a CDS encoding methylcrotonoyl-CoA carboxylase yields the protein MRVLNTAVNRDSAEFISNRSHYEQLSADVRKHLALSQAGGPADAIALHKQRGKLTARERITTLLDPGSPWLELSPLAAFELYDNHVPSAGIITGIGLVSGRFCVITANDATVKGGTYFPLTIKKHLRAQEVALENRLPAIYLVDSGGVFLPMQAEVFADKEHFGRIFFNQARMSAAGIPQIAVVMGMCTAGGAYVPAMCDENIIVKGTGTIYLAGPPLVKAATGEEVTTEELGGADLHTRLSGVSDHLAENDLDALDLCRASIATLGRRPPKGRREPIEEPRYPAEDLYGIIPRNPRQPWEVRELIARLVDGSRFHEFKARYGSTLVCGFAHWMGHLIGMVANNGVLLPESSLKGAHFVQLCSQRRIPLLFLQNITGFMVGKEYESRGIIKDGAKMVQAVATADVPKFTLVVGASHGAGNYAMCGRAYGPRFLFTWPNARISVMGAQQAAQVLVTVKQQQRARDSAPLSDDERRRITDSTVRQFEQEGSPSFSSAHLWDDGILDPIETRTVLGMCLDIATAMPSKDSRPPVFRM from the coding sequence ATGCGCGTACTGAACACCGCCGTGAATCGTGACTCGGCCGAATTCATCAGCAACCGTTCGCATTACGAACAGCTGTCGGCCGATGTGCGGAAACACCTGGCGCTCTCGCAGGCCGGTGGCCCGGCCGACGCAATCGCCCTGCACAAACAACGTGGCAAGCTGACGGCGCGCGAACGGATCACGACCCTGCTCGACCCTGGTTCCCCCTGGCTCGAATTGAGCCCTCTCGCCGCCTTTGAGCTCTACGACAATCATGTGCCCTCCGCCGGAATCATCACGGGCATCGGGTTGGTGTCGGGACGATTCTGCGTCATCACTGCGAACGACGCCACCGTCAAAGGCGGTACCTATTTTCCCCTCACGATCAAAAAGCATCTGCGAGCGCAGGAAGTCGCGTTGGAGAACCGGCTGCCGGCGATTTACCTCGTCGACTCGGGCGGCGTCTTTCTTCCCATGCAGGCGGAGGTCTTTGCCGATAAGGAGCACTTCGGACGCATCTTCTTCAATCAGGCTCGCATGTCTGCGGCCGGCATCCCGCAGATTGCCGTCGTCATGGGCATGTGCACAGCAGGCGGCGCCTATGTCCCGGCGATGTGCGACGAAAACATCATCGTCAAAGGCACCGGCACCATCTACTTAGCCGGACCGCCACTCGTGAAGGCGGCCACCGGCGAGGAGGTCACCACCGAGGAGTTAGGCGGAGCCGATCTGCACACGCGCCTGTCCGGTGTCAGTGATCATTTGGCCGAGAACGACCTCGATGCGCTGGATCTCTGCCGTGCGTCGATCGCCACGTTGGGACGCCGGCCGCCGAAGGGTCGTCGGGAACCTATCGAAGAGCCGCGCTATCCGGCCGAGGATCTGTATGGAATCATTCCCCGCAATCCCCGCCAGCCATGGGAGGTCCGCGAGCTCATCGCACGGCTCGTGGATGGCAGCCGCTTCCACGAATTCAAGGCGCGATACGGTTCCACGCTGGTCTGCGGCTTCGCCCATTGGATGGGTCATCTCATCGGCATGGTCGCCAACAACGGCGTGCTGCTGCCGGAGTCGTCGCTGAAGGGCGCGCATTTCGTCCAGCTCTGTTCGCAGCGCCGGATTCCCCTGCTGTTTCTCCAGAACATTACCGGCTTCATGGTCGGCAAGGAGTACGAGAGCCGAGGGATCATTAAGGACGGAGCCAAGATGGTGCAAGCGGTGGCGACGGCGGACGTGCCGAAATTCACCCTCGTCGTCGGAGCCTCGCACGGCGCCGGTAATTACGCCATGTGCGGCCGCGCCTACGGACCCCGGTTTCTCTTTACCTGGCCCAACGCGAGAATTTCAGTGATGGGCGCACAACAGGCGGCCCAAGTCCTCGTCACGGTGAAGCAACAACAGCGGGCACGCGACAGCGCTCCCCTCTCCGATGACGAACGGCGGCGGATCACCGACTCCACGGTGCGACAATTTGAACAGGAAGGCAGCCCCTCCTTCAGCAGCGCCCACCTGTGGGACGACGGCATTCTTGATCCCATAGAGACACGCACGGTGCTGGGAATGTGCCTCGACATCGCGACCGCGATGCCGAGCAAAGACAGTCGGCCTCCGGTGTTTCGTATGTAG
- a CDS encoding cobalamin B12-binding domain-containing protein: MAVAAAPLRILIGKVGLDGHDRGVKLVARALRDAGVEIIYTGLHQTPEQVVATAIQEDVQAIGLSIHSGAHNSLFPRVLHLLREQGAGDIVLFGGGIIPDEDVPRLKAAGVQMLFRPATPMQEIVNFVKGLHVER; the protein is encoded by the coding sequence ATGGCAGTAGCAGCGGCCCCCCTACGGATACTGATCGGCAAAGTCGGGCTCGACGGACATGACCGGGGGGTCAAACTCGTGGCACGCGCCCTCAGGGATGCCGGTGTAGAGATTATCTATACCGGTCTTCACCAGACTCCGGAACAGGTGGTCGCCACCGCCATCCAGGAAGACGTGCAGGCCATCGGCCTCAGCATCCATTCCGGGGCGCACAATTCCCTGTTCCCCCGGGTACTCCACCTCTTGCGTGAACAGGGAGCCGGAGACATCGTGCTGTTCGGCGGGGGGATCATCCCCGATGAGGATGTGCCGCGACTGAAGGCGGCCGGCGTGCAGATGTTGTTTCGACCGGCGACACCGATGCAGGAGATCGTGAATTTTGTGAAGGGGCTCCACGTCGAACGGTAG